One region of Thermococcus alcaliphilus genomic DNA includes:
- a CDS encoding DUF1850 domain-containing protein: protein MNLLKRFLFLLPFLIILLFPANVLVISDGTHSYVSLLGEKDIKIAYIHSVQRSEIIEELKVNKTGLYVTGMWWKDFGAGLPEDIQYLENGYYVKKVNILLGKSLSFWFIPLNHAKISVNEEVILSPTKETLVNFNVKKCPLILVIMRRC from the coding sequence GTGAATCTTTTGAAGAGGTTTCTTTTTTTGCTTCCTTTTCTTATAATACTCCTTTTTCCCGCAAATGTTCTTGTAATAAGCGATGGGACTCACTCGTATGTGAGCCTTCTTGGTGAGAAGGACATAAAGATCGCCTACATCCACAGTGTTCAGAGAAGTGAAATCATAGAAGAGCTTAAAGTCAACAAAACAGGCTTATACGTCACTGGAATGTGGTGGAAGGACTTCGGAGCGGGCCTTCCAGAGGACATCCAATACTTGGAAAACGGCTATTATGTCAAAAAAGTCAATATTCTTCTTGGGAAAAGTCTCAGCTTTTGGTTTATTCCCTTGAATCATGCAAAAATTAGCGTGAACGAAGAAGTTATATTGTCTCCAACCAAAGAAACCCTTGTGAATTTTAATGTGAAGAAATGTCCACTTATACTTGTAATAATGAGGAGGTGCTGA